A genomic stretch from Methanosarcinales archaeon includes:
- a CDS encoding cupin domain-containing protein, with protein MDIKIIDFEKEIEKLNSPRRPHDMVFVDDSLLRAVLCEGEGKWYVHDYDEFFMHYKGDVVIESDNTTADLSLGRGVLVPAGVRHRTNSKEPAVFLVFRHKQTACMLA; from the coding sequence ATGGATATAAAGATCATCGATTTTGAAAAAGAAATTGAAAAACTGAACTCTCCCAGACGCCCCCATGATATGGTATTTGTGGATGATTCGCTGCTTAGAGCAGTGCTGTGCGAAGGTGAAGGCAAGTGGTATGTCCACGACTATGACGAGTTCTTCATGCATTACAAAGGGGATGTGGTAATAGAATCTGACAATACCACAGCAGATCTATCCCTTGGCAGGGGCGTGCTGGTACCTGCAGGAGTGAGGCACAGGACCAATTCTAAAGAGCCTGCTGTCTTTCTGGTATTCAGGCACAAACAGACGGCCTGCATGCTGGCTTGA